GGTCAGTGCCTGATGCTCATGCCAGGACTGTTCCATGCGATTTTCCTGATCCAGATGACGATGACGATAGGGATTGGTCAAACGGCGCAGATGTTCAATCTGCTGCACCATGAAGGAGTTGCCGGCAATGCTGTGAACCAGGGCATGTAGTTCGGCGTTATAGGCGGCGTAATCGCCCAGACTTTTGTCCTGCAAGGCCTTGGCGCCCCGCTTTTGCAAACGCTCCAGCTCACGAATCTGGGCATTGCTGATCCGGTAGGCGGCCAGTTGGGTACAGGCACCTTCGAGCAAAGCCAGGGTTTCCAGCATTTCTTCCAGTTCCTCAATGGTGTGCTGGGTGACAAAAATACCGGCACGCGGGGCGATGCGCACTTGACCGGTGGCGGCCAGTTGCAGCAAGGCCTCACGCACCGGCGTGCGTGACACCCGAAAGAAGGTGCAGAGCAAGGACTCGTCAATGGCGCTGCCCGGCGGCAGATCACCGCTGGCAATGCGGTGCTCCAGTTCGATTCGTACCCGGTCGGTATTGCTGAGCGTCATGGCTGTCTCCCACGCCTGGTGCTGTTTTTTAGGCTTAAATCATTCTAGGTAGAGCTTTTTGATATATCAATTAAGGCTTATCCGAGGGTAAAGAAGCGGGCGGCCCGTTTTGATTCGGCCGTTTTTCGCGGATAATCAATTTTTTCTGTCCGAGTCCCCCTGCCTGATGAGCAATGAACGTAAACCCCTGGATGCCCTGGCCAGTGGTGCCATGCTGGTCCTGTGTCTGATCTGGAGTTTTCAGCAGATTCTGCTCAAGGCTACGGCCAATGACATGGCGCCTGTCTTTCAGATTGGCCTGCGCTCGGGCGTGGCCTGCGTGCTGGTGGCCCTGCTGGTTCTGGTGCGCACGCACAAATTGGCTTTTACTGAAGGGGCCTGGAAACCGGGACTGATGGCCGGCCTGTTGTTTGCGCTGGAGTATTTGCTGCTGGGCGAGAGCTTGCGTTTTACTTCGGCCGCGCATGTGGTGGTGTTTCTGTACACCGCACCGGTGTTTGCGGCCCTGGGCCTGCACCTGCTTTTGCCCTCTGAGCGGCTGGCGCGCCTGCAATGGGTGGGGATCGGGCTGGCGGTGGCGGGTATTGCGATTACTTTTCTGGGGCCGGGCAGCCCCGACGGCGCCGATGTGGGGCACATGCTGATAGGCGATTTGATGGCCTTGGCGGCGGGGGCCTTATGGGGCTTTACCACCGTGCTGATCCGTAGCACGCGCCTGTCTGCCGTCCCGCCTTCGGAAGCCTTGCTCTATCAGCTGCTCAGCGCTTTTGTCATTCTGATGGTAGCTGCTGCCGTGACCGGACAAACCGAGATTCAATGGTCAGGCTTGCTGGTCGCCAGCCTGGTGTTTCAGTCCGTCGTGGTGGCGTTCTTGAGCTTTCTGGTCTGGTTCTGGTTGCTGCGTAACTATCAGGCGTCGCGTCTGGGGGTCTTTTCCTTCGCCACCCCTTTGTTCGGTGTTCTGTTCGGGGCGTTTTTGCTGGGTGAGCCCATAGAACCCCGTTTTGTGATGGGCGCTTTACTGGTGTTGATGGGCATTACCTTGGTCAGCGCCTATAGCTGGATCAGTCAGTTGCGACGTCGCAGAGCCTGACCGAATCAGCGACATGACGTGAACGGCCTCAAGGCGCAATGCGTTGTCGCAAGCTGCTTTTCAACCATCGGCAAAACTGGCGGGCCTCACTTTGCTGGGGTGATTGTGCGTTGACATAGGCCATGTAGGTTGCGCCCGTGGCGACTTGGCCAGGGCCGACTTCCCGCAGAACGCCATCGCGTAGATGATCCATCACCAGTAAACGCGGCACAACTAGAAATCCGGAGCCGGCAATGGCCCCGGCAATTGCGAAAAACAGGTGATCGTAGGTGGCGCTCAACAGCAGCCGTGAAGGCTCAATACCCTGATCCAAAGCCCATAAACCCAACATGTCCGGTCGTGAGCGTGCGGTCACCATAGGCCAGTGCTCCCAGGCCTGCCTGCTATGTTGCTGGATTAAGGCGGGCGCTGCCACGCATACCAGTTCTTCGCGTATGAGCTCCCAGCTTTCGCTGTCGGGCAGGCTCAAGTCACGGCTGATCAGCACGTCAAACGCTTCATTAGGACGGGGTGGCGACAGATTGGTGATCAGATCAATCTGCCAATTGTGCTGAGCGGTGAACTGGCCAAGCATGGGCACCAGCACCGTCATTGAAAAGCTGGGCATGGAGGTGCGGACTCTCAGCCGTTCGTGCTGATCCTGCTGATGGGTGATTTGTTGAATGGCCATCTCCAGAGTGGCCATCGCATCTTTGACCGTGTCATACAACTGCAGGCCGGCTGCCGTCAGCTCAATATAGGGGCCGCGTCGAATGAACAGAGCCTGCTTGCTGACTTTTTCCAGGGTGGCGATATGCCGGCTGACTGCGCTTTGGGTGATCCCCAGGCTTTGGGCTGCACGGGTGAAATTACCTTGTCGGCCCACCGCGACAAATACACGCAGAGGGACCAGAGGAACATTTTCAAGCATGATTAAAACTCATGATAGGGCCACGCTTAACAGGGGGTAGGTGTAGGGTGTAACAGAACGGTCATCTAAGATAAATACCATGATTTTCATGCAATTTTATTGAAATTACAGGAAATAATCATGCAAAACCGTTTCTCTTATCTATCCGCTTTGCTCATGCTTTCCTGCCTGGGTACGGGGGCTGCCAAGGCGGATGAAGTGGTGTTGTACTCCTCCAATAACATCGATGTGGTGAACACGGTGATTGAGCAGTTCCGTCAGGTCCACCCCGAGATATCGGTGTCCGTGGTGCGGGCGGGTTCCGGTGCCCTGATGCAGCGTATCAAGGCAGAAGCAGAGCAACCCCTGGGCGATTTGTTCTGGTCCGGCGGGTTTTCCACCTTGTCGCAGTATGCCGAGTACCTGGCGCCCTATTCGTCGCCCGAGGCCAGTGCAGTAGGTGCACAGTATCAGGGAGCCGGGCAACGCTGGCTGGGTACCAATACCCATGTCACGGTATTGATGCTCAACGAGCGTCAGTTGGGCAAGCTCAAGGCGCCTGCCAGCTGGGCGGATCTGGCTGATCCGGCCTGGAAGGGCAAGATCGTGATTCCAGATCCGGAGCGCAGCAGCTCTTCTTATGTTGCCTTGTACGGCCTGCAAGATCTGATGGGTCAGGAGGTGTTTGAGAAGGTCGTGCGCAATGCTGTGGTGGTCGGGACCACCTCCGGCGCCTACGAGGGCGTTGCCAATGGCGAGTTTGCGGTTGCGGTAACGATGGAATATGCCGCCTATCAATATGTGGCCGGTGGTCTGGATACGATTGACCTGGTCTACCCCAAAGAGGGCACTTTCTTGTCGCCGGAAGGCATGGCCTTGATCAAGGGCGGGCGTAACCCCGAATCCGCTCGCAAGCTGTATGACTTCCTTGCCTCCCGCCCTGCGCAGGAAGAGGTGTTCAAAAGCGCGTTCCGCCGCCCTTTGCGCAGCGATATTGCCGTCAATACGCTGACAAGCTTGCCTGCCATGGATCAGATCCGTGTGCATGCGCTGGATGATGATCGTATGGGGGCGGATCGTGAAGCCTTCCTGGCACGTTGGCGTGCACTGGTTTCCCAGCGCTAGGCGGGACTGGTATGCAGATACATCTATCAGGTATTGAGCAAAGCTACGGCTCACAGACTTTGTTTCACGGTTTGGATCTGGACATCCCCAGTGGCTCCTTGTTTACCCTGCTGGGGCCATCGGGTTGTGGCAAGACGACCTTGCTGCGCATGCTGGCCGGGTTTGTGCGCCCTGATCATGGCAAGGTGCTGTTCGGCCAAACAGACATGACGCGAGTGCCTGTGCACAAACGCAATGTGGGCATGGTGTTTCAGGATTACGCGCTGTTTCCGGATCGCAGCGTGCTGGATAACGTCAGCTACGGTTTGCTGGCGCGTGGCCAGTCTCGCTCCCAGGCTCGCGTCCCCGCGTTGGAAATGCTGGCGCGCGTGGGCTTGAAGGACAAGGCGGATGCCTTGCCGTCTGCCTTGTCCGGTGGGCAGCGACAGCGAGTGGCCATGGCACGCGCTTTGGTGATCAAGCCCGATCTGCTCTTGCTGGATGAGCCCTTGTCTGCCCTGGATGCCAAGCTGCGCACCGATCTGCGCGAGATGCTGCGGGACTTGCAGCAGGAAGCCGGCATTACTACCGTGTTTGTGACGCATGATCAGGAAGAAGCGCTGAGCGTGTCTGATTACATTGCCGTCATGGATCGGGGCTGCGTCCGTCAGGTCGGGACACCCGAGCAGATTTATCGCTGCCCTGACAACAGCTTTGTGGCTGATTTTGTAGGAGGGGCCAATTTGATCGAGCTTCAGGAGGAGCTCGGTCAAGCCGCAGACGGCTGCCGCCGCTTCCGGACGGCAGGCTGCATTGTGCGTATCCAGTCTGCCGGGCGTTTTTCTGAGCAGACGATGTTGGCTGTGCGGCCTGAAACCCTGAGTGTGGATGCCTTGCGTCCGCTTGACGAGGGGGACATTGCCGCGCGAATTGAGAGCGTGGATTACCGGGGCCCCAGTACGGCATATCAGTTGCGCACCGAATTCGGTTTTCTGAAGGCGGTGGTCTGGAATACCGGCGTCAGCCAGAGCTGGGAACGGGGCGATGCGGTGGTATTGCGCGTTCCCGAGTCGGCTCTTTTGGTGGAGCGGACATGATGCTGGGTTCTTTGCGACGTGATCCAGCCTGGTTGATGCTGGCGCTGGGGGCGGTGGCCTTGCTGGGCTACTTTTTGCTGTGGCCGGTCTTGTCCATGCTGACCAGTTCCCTGTTCAACAAGGAAGGTCAGTTTGGCTTGCACGGCTACGTGCAGTTCTTCTCTGAGCCCGCTTACCGGGAGAGCCTGTTCAACACCTTGTGGCTAGGAGGCGCGGTTACCCTGCTCAGTCTGGTGCTGGGCGCTGGTTTGGCCCTGGCCGCCGCTCGCTTTTCCTTCCCCTTGGCCGCCTGCCTGGGTGTCTTGCCCCTGCTGACCCTGGTCATTCCAGATGTGGTGGTGGCGGCGGCCTGGATCGTGGTGCTGGGTAAGCAAGGTGTGCTCAATAGCTTGCTGGCGCCCTTGGGTCTGGAGCTGCCGTCCTTGTATTCCTGGTGGGGTCTGGTTTTTGTGATGACCTTGAACAACTACGTGTACGCCTATGTCGCCGTGCTGGTAGGTTTGAAGTCCATGGATCGCAACCTGGAAGAGGCGGGCCTGAGTCTGGGCAGCTCTCCGGTTCGCACCTTGCGCACGGTGACCTTTCCTTTGATGGTGCCGGCTTTATGTGGTGCCGCGGTGCTGGTTTTCATGCACGTCATCGGGGATTTTGGTGTTCCAGCCATTCTGGGAGCCCGCACCCCCGTGCTGGCGGTCAAGACTTATAACGAGTTTGTCAGCGAGATGGGTGGTAATCCGCAAATGCAGACCACCATGGCTTCTTTGCTGGTGTTTTTGGGCCTGGCCTTGCTGCTGATTCAAAAGTGGGTGGTGGCCCGACGCACCTACCAGATGGAGTCCGGACGAGCTCCGGAGCGCGTGCCCCTGCGTGCCTGGCAGGCCGCTGTGTGTGCCACTTTGGTATCGATCCTGATTGTGCTGTCAGTGCTACCCGTGATGGTGGTGATTATCACCGCATTTACGCCCTCTATCGGGCCGGTGCTGAAGTATGGCGGCTTTACCTTGAGCCATATGCAGCAAGCCCTGGTGCAGGCTCCCGGACCTTTGTACAACTCCTTGCTGCTGGGTGCTGCGGCAACCAGTGCTGGTGCCGTGTTCTCCATCGTGGCGGCCTATCTGATTGTGAAACGGCCGTCCGGCTTGAGTGCGGGCCTGGATGTGCTGGTCATGCTGCCCTTGACGATTGCCGGCACGGTGCTGGGCATTGCCTTGATCAATGTGTTTAACAGCGGCTGGCTGGTGCTGACGGGCAGTTGGGTGATTATGGCGCTGGCCTACTTTTTACGCCGGGTGCCCACCAGTGTGCGGGCGGCCATGGGGCCTTTGCATAACTTGCGCAATTCCATCGAGGAGGCCTCCATCAGTTTGGGTGTGGCCCCGATGCCCACCTTTGCAAAGGTCGTTCTGCCGGTGGTATGGCCTGCCGTCATTGCGGCCACGGTGCTGATGTGGATCACGACCTTGTCGGAGTTATCCGCCACGGTGGTTCTGTATTTTGGCGGGATGAGCACCCTGCCTATCGAGGTTTTTCAATTGGTGGACAGTGGACGTTTGGCGCAGGCCAGTGCGTATAGCCTGGTGCTGTTGATGGCGATATTCCTGCCGCTGCTGCTGACCCGTTTCGTTTTCAAAGTAAAAGTAGGATGGACACAATGAGCTTTGTGCAATGTCAGGAAGAGATCGCGCTGGCCCAGCGCGTGTTGGGAGCCAAGGCATCGGCCACCA
This genomic interval from Alcaligenes ammonioxydans contains the following:
- a CDS encoding ABC transporter ATP-binding protein, translated to MQIHLSGIEQSYGSQTLFHGLDLDIPSGSLFTLLGPSGCGKTTLLRMLAGFVRPDHGKVLFGQTDMTRVPVHKRNVGMVFQDYALFPDRSVLDNVSYGLLARGQSRSQARVPALEMLARVGLKDKADALPSALSGGQRQRVAMARALVIKPDLLLLDEPLSALDAKLRTDLREMLRDLQQEAGITTVFVTHDQEEALSVSDYIAVMDRGCVRQVGTPEQIYRCPDNSFVADFVGGANLIELQEELGQAADGCRRFRTAGCIVRIQSAGRFSEQTMLAVRPETLSVDALRPLDEGDIAARIESVDYRGPSTAYQLRTEFGFLKAVVWNTGVSQSWERGDAVVLRVPESALLVERT
- a CDS encoding GntR family transcriptional regulator; its protein translation is MTLSNTDRVRIELEHRIASGDLPPGSAIDESLLCTFFRVSRTPVREALLQLAATGQVRIAPRAGIFVTQHTIEELEEMLETLALLEGACTQLAAYRISNAQIRELERLQKRGAKALQDKSLGDYAAYNAELHALVHSIAGNSFMVQQIEHLRRLTNPYRHRHLDQENRMEQSWHEHQALTQALALRDGPSAMQAAASHVLSGAESLRRVAQAHPEKWEFDKRERYSWLNAQLNPLAGFYMRH
- a CDS encoding DMT family transporter, translating into MSNERKPLDALASGAMLVLCLIWSFQQILLKATANDMAPVFQIGLRSGVACVLVALLVLVRTHKLAFTEGAWKPGLMAGLLFALEYLLLGESLRFTSAAHVVVFLYTAPVFAALGLHLLLPSERLARLQWVGIGLAVAGIAITFLGPGSPDGADVGHMLIGDLMALAAGALWGFTTVLIRSTRLSAVPPSEALLYQLLSAFVILMVAAAVTGQTEIQWSGLLVASLVFQSVVVAFLSFLVWFWLLRNYQASRLGVFSFATPLFGVLFGAFLLGEPIEPRFVMGALLVLMGITLVSAYSWISQLRRRRA
- a CDS encoding ABC transporter permease; amino-acid sequence: MMLGSLRRDPAWLMLALGAVALLGYFLLWPVLSMLTSSLFNKEGQFGLHGYVQFFSEPAYRESLFNTLWLGGAVTLLSLVLGAGLALAAARFSFPLAACLGVLPLLTLVIPDVVVAAAWIVVLGKQGVLNSLLAPLGLELPSLYSWWGLVFVMTLNNYVYAYVAVLVGLKSMDRNLEEAGLSLGSSPVRTLRTVTFPLMVPALCGAAVLVFMHVIGDFGVPAILGARTPVLAVKTYNEFVSEMGGNPQMQTTMASLLVFLGLALLLIQKWVVARRTYQMESGRAPERVPLRAWQAAVCATLVSILIVLSVLPVMVVIITAFTPSIGPVLKYGGFTLSHMQQALVQAPGPLYNSLLLGAAATSAGAVFSIVAAYLIVKRPSGLSAGLDVLVMLPLTIAGTVLGIALINVFNSGWLVLTGSWVIMALAYFLRRVPTSVRAAMGPLHNLRNSIEEASISLGVAPMPTFAKVVLPVVWPAVIAATVLMWITTLSELSATVVLYFGGMSTLPIEVFQLVDSGRLAQASAYSLVLLMAIFLPLLLTRFVFKVKVGWTQ
- a CDS encoding LysR family transcriptional regulator, with the translated sequence MLENVPLVPLRVFVAVGRQGNFTRAAQSLGITQSAVSRHIATLEKVSKQALFIRRGPYIELTAAGLQLYDTVKDAMATLEMAIQQITHQQDQHERLRVRTSMPSFSMTVLVPMLGQFTAQHNWQIDLITNLSPPRPNEAFDVLISRDLSLPDSESWELIREELVCVAAPALIQQHSRQAWEHWPMVTARSRPDMLGLWALDQGIEPSRLLLSATYDHLFFAIAGAIAGSGFLVVPRLLVMDHLRDGVLREVGPGQVATGATYMAYVNAQSPQQSEARQFCRWLKSSLRQRIAP
- a CDS encoding ABC transporter substrate-binding protein, translated to MQNRFSYLSALLMLSCLGTGAAKADEVVLYSSNNIDVVNTVIEQFRQVHPEISVSVVRAGSGALMQRIKAEAEQPLGDLFWSGGFSTLSQYAEYLAPYSSPEASAVGAQYQGAGQRWLGTNTHVTVLMLNERQLGKLKAPASWADLADPAWKGKIVIPDPERSSSSYVALYGLQDLMGQEVFEKVVRNAVVVGTTSGAYEGVANGEFAVAVTMEYAAYQYVAGGLDTIDLVYPKEGTFLSPEGMALIKGGRNPESARKLYDFLASRPAQEEVFKSAFRRPLRSDIAVNTLTSLPAMDQIRVHALDDDRMGADREAFLARWRALVSQR